One Schlesneria paludicola DSM 18645 DNA segment encodes these proteins:
- a CDS encoding NADH-quinone oxidoreductase subunit B, which translates to MTTWIEGRFEENVITTSLEQAMNWARQSSIWPMTFGLACCAIEMMAAGASRFDMDRFGAGAFRATPRQADLMIVAGTVTYKMASRVRRLYEQMPDPKYVIAMGACTVGGGPYFKYGYHVVKGVDLVVPVDVYVPGCPPRPEALLEGLMRIQDKIKAKKITRSLEVLPMPHHTGRVALPVTQSLSELV; encoded by the coding sequence ATGACGACCTGGATTGAAGGACGCTTTGAGGAAAACGTCATCACCACATCGCTGGAACAGGCGATGAACTGGGCTCGGCAATCCAGTATTTGGCCGATGACATTCGGTCTGGCATGTTGTGCCATCGAGATGATGGCCGCAGGCGCCAGCCGGTTTGATATGGACCGTTTTGGCGCGGGTGCATTCCGCGCGACGCCACGTCAAGCCGACCTGATGATCGTCGCCGGAACCGTCACCTACAAAATGGCCAGTCGAGTGCGTCGTCTGTACGAACAAATGCCCGATCCGAAATATGTCATCGCCATGGGTGCCTGCACCGTCGGTGGTGGCCCTTATTTCAAGTACGGCTACCATGTTGTTAAGGGAGTCGATCTGGTCGTCCCGGTCGACGTGTACGTGCCAGGCTGCCCGCCGCGGCCGGAAGCATTGCTCGAAGGATTGATGCGAATTCAAGACAAAATTAAAGCTAAGAAGATCACGCGATCGCTCGAAGTCTTGCCGATGCCGCATCACACCGGCCGAGTCGCATTGCCCGTCACGCAAAGTTTAAGCGAACTCGTTTAG
- a CDS encoding SulP family inorganic anion transporter: MASDPHITIEKPQNGIAGLKHLRHDIVSGIVVSLVSLPLSSGIAIASGVPPIVGLISAIVAGFIFPFIGGAYMTIAGPAAGLAPAIMAVMISLGGAGDADHLGEGYHFLLVVIFIVGCLQVVLSLLKLARFAAIIPVTVVEGMLASIGLLIIVKQLPKFFGFTGKVHAHEFLEFVTSVPEYAQGMTTRVFAVALSSLVLLFVLGSFKKVRLLQVVPPQLVAVVFGVILGQFLNLGELGPGFMIKLPENPFHGIQSPDFGELLARSDLWQAAIVAVVMLTMIDGVESLATAMAIDRIDPFHRKSDANRVLLAMGVANVASSLVGGLTIIPGGVKSKANIAAGGRTLWANFTNAVCLVIYLLVGAAWINMIPLAVLASVLIYTGWKMCEPLVWRHVAHIGKEQVVIFSFTIAVTLLTDLLIGIAAGVLANFFLSALFCRHAIATAQSVGVKDLSLRRCLSDFFRNPVFKREYADHVYHMYVDKPLVCFNAMHLSEELDEIPSDVKSVQVHLEERVILVDHTAAENLMHAIKEYSHSNVPIEIVGLERLDCLSHYDACVRVATPVIQSA, encoded by the coding sequence ATGGCTTCGGATCCCCATATCACAATCGAAAAACCGCAGAACGGTATCGCGGGGCTGAAGCATTTACGGCACGATATTGTTTCCGGGATTGTCGTTTCTCTGGTTTCGTTGCCATTGTCTTCGGGAATCGCCATCGCCTCTGGCGTGCCGCCGATCGTGGGGTTGATCTCCGCAATCGTTGCGGGATTCATCTTCCCATTCATTGGCGGTGCCTACATGACCATCGCCGGTCCTGCTGCGGGACTAGCCCCGGCGATCATGGCGGTGATGATTTCGCTGGGCGGCGCAGGTGATGCCGATCATCTTGGGGAAGGGTATCACTTCCTGCTGGTGGTCATCTTTATCGTTGGGTGTCTGCAAGTCGTTCTCAGCCTGCTGAAGTTGGCGAGATTTGCCGCGATCATTCCCGTCACCGTTGTCGAGGGGATGCTGGCGTCGATCGGACTGCTGATCATCGTGAAGCAATTGCCCAAGTTTTTCGGCTTTACGGGCAAGGTTCATGCGCATGAATTTCTTGAGTTCGTTACGAGTGTACCGGAATACGCTCAGGGAATGACGACCAGGGTTTTCGCCGTGGCGCTGTCCAGTCTTGTACTCTTATTTGTGCTGGGGTCTTTCAAAAAAGTCCGGCTGCTGCAAGTGGTTCCGCCGCAACTTGTCGCCGTGGTTTTCGGGGTCATTCTTGGTCAGTTTCTGAATCTTGGCGAATTGGGCCCTGGATTCATGATCAAACTGCCCGAGAATCCCTTTCATGGAATTCAATCGCCAGATTTCGGTGAACTTCTTGCACGTAGCGATCTCTGGCAGGCCGCGATTGTCGCTGTGGTGATGCTGACGATGATCGATGGTGTGGAGTCATTGGCGACGGCGATGGCCATCGATCGAATTGATCCCTTTCATCGCAAGTCGGATGCGAATCGCGTGTTGCTGGCCATGGGGGTCGCGAACGTCGCCTCAAGTCTTGTCGGTGGTTTGACCATCATTCCAGGTGGCGTGAAGAGCAAAGCGAATATCGCGGCCGGCGGTCGGACTCTCTGGGCAAACTTTACCAACGCGGTCTGCCTGGTGATTTATCTTCTTGTTGGGGCTGCCTGGATCAACATGATTCCACTGGCCGTTTTGGCATCGGTTCTGATTTACACAGGTTGGAAGATGTGCGAACCACTGGTCTGGCGGCACGTGGCGCATATTGGCAAAGAACAGGTTGTGATCTTCTCATTTACGATCGCGGTGACCTTGCTGACCGATCTGCTGATTGGAATCGCGGCGGGTGTCCTGGCCAACTTCTTTCTCAGTGCTCTGTTCTGCCGTCACGCCATCGCGACGGCCCAGTCCGTGGGCGTCAAAGACCTGTCCTTACGAAGGTGTCTGAGCGATTTCTTTCGAAACCCGGTCTTCAAACGCGAGTATGCCGATCACGTGTATCACATGTACGTTGACAAGCCACTGGTCTGTTTCAATGCCATGCACTTGTCTGAGGAACTCGACGAGATTCCATCCGATGTCAAGTCCGTTCAAGTCCATCTGGAAGAACGAGTCATACTGGTCGATCACACCGCAGCCGAGAATTTGATGCATGCGATTAAAGAGTATTCCCATTCGAACGTTCCGATTGAAATTGTTGGCCTGGAACGCCTCGATTGTCTTTCTCACTATGACGCCTGTGTGCGCGTGGCGACACCGGTGATCCAGTCCGCGTAA
- a CDS encoding metal-sulfur cluster assembly factor, producing the protein MTTETGSLPIAPASGCCSETPASEKLPVATESKSSSGCCSDTATIPAPSVPVESAVSASSVDAGTTTEGSAGETASTGDATPPDDTALIDALREVIDPELMINIVDLGLVYSINQTDKKVLVEMTLTSPACPAGPQIISQAKMSLEKLAGVETAEIKLTMSPPWTPDRMTDEARDQLGIF; encoded by the coding sequence ATGACAACAGAAACAGGCTCGTTACCAATCGCCCCCGCTTCCGGTTGCTGTTCCGAAACACCCGCCTCCGAAAAACTGCCGGTCGCGACGGAATCCAAGTCATCGAGTGGTTGCTGCTCTGATACAGCCACGATTCCGGCCCCGTCAGTTCCGGTCGAGTCGGCAGTCAGTGCGTCGTCCGTCGACGCGGGGACAACGACAGAAGGATCTGCTGGTGAGACGGCCTCAACTGGGGATGCAACGCCACCTGATGACACGGCGTTGATCGATGCACTGCGCGAAGTGATCGATCCCGAACTGATGATCAACATCGTCGATCTGGGACTGGTCTATTCGATCAATCAGACGGACAAAAAAGTGCTGGTCGAAATGACACTGACCAGCCCTGCCTGTCCGGCCGGCCCGCAGATCATTTCGCAGGCCAAGATGTCACTTGAGAAGCTAGCCGGTGTCGAAACGGCAGAGATCAAGCTGACCATGTCGCCACCCTGGACTCCAGATCGAATGACGGACGAAGCCCGCGACCAACTCGGCATTTTTTAA
- a CDS encoding sensor histidine kinase, translated as MNGQLRINRHFIFRIAAPTIIISGLLVALGVIAAWSVQSQHLRSSELIANEVHGIIAAQDLYIDMREIRHLLQQYGRNDDVKHLNEIRSLLQLAVQHIANADQHAHNDEERAQMEKVRTEWSKFTEHLTLFLNEVPQNGGASKESIDRLLQDITNVVEPSNAFLILNRNVVDTTNEANRRTAEQSRQGFLLLGITGGAAGLIAGLLIARGISQSIVQLDISVRGAAGLMSDVVGPVRISRSGGFRELEAGLQEVETHIATIVGRLQQRELEVLHSEQLAAVGQLAAGLAHELRNPLMPMKMLVQGAIERDDGQGLRGEQLLVVEEEISRLEHSIQDFLDFARPPTLEKRPLDVRLVVEQTVELISGRADRQRVQIFDDFPDTPVIVEADAAQLRQVMLNVLLNALDALPDGGRVDVTISNTRSPDWHGSSDTVRTKPWTIISIHDSGKGFASEMLERLFEPFFSTKETGTGLGMSICQRIIEAHGGVISASNSPQGGAIVSLSLPPAN; from the coding sequence ATGAACGGTCAACTGCGCATTAATCGCCACTTCATCTTCCGGATCGCGGCCCCCACCATCATCATCAGCGGCTTGCTGGTGGCCTTGGGAGTGATCGCGGCCTGGAGTGTGCAATCGCAGCACTTGCGCAGTTCAGAGCTAATCGCCAATGAAGTCCATGGGATCATCGCAGCCCAAGACCTGTACATCGACATGCGCGAGATCCGACACCTGTTGCAGCAGTACGGGCGAAACGATGACGTCAAACATCTGAACGAGATTCGCAGCCTCTTACAACTCGCGGTGCAACATATCGCAAACGCCGATCAGCATGCGCACAACGACGAAGAGCGTGCGCAAATGGAAAAAGTTCGGACGGAATGGTCGAAATTCACCGAGCATCTGACGCTCTTTCTTAATGAAGTTCCCCAAAATGGCGGGGCGTCGAAAGAGAGCATCGATCGGCTGCTACAAGACATTACAAATGTCGTCGAGCCTTCCAACGCGTTCCTGATCCTCAATCGCAACGTCGTCGATACCACCAACGAGGCCAATCGGCGCACCGCCGAACAATCGCGTCAGGGCTTTTTGCTCCTGGGAATTACCGGGGGTGCCGCGGGGCTGATTGCGGGACTATTGATTGCCCGCGGGATCAGCCAGTCGATCGTTCAGCTCGATATCAGCGTGCGTGGCGCAGCGGGATTGATGTCGGATGTCGTCGGCCCCGTTCGAATCTCACGCAGCGGAGGGTTTCGCGAACTCGAAGCCGGACTGCAGGAAGTGGAAACTCACATTGCGACGATCGTCGGCAGGTTGCAGCAACGCGAGCTCGAAGTGCTGCACAGTGAACAACTGGCCGCCGTCGGGCAGCTTGCAGCTGGCTTGGCGCACGAACTTCGAAATCCACTCATGCCCATGAAAATGCTGGTTCAAGGAGCGATCGAACGCGACGACGGCCAGGGCCTGCGCGGCGAACAACTGCTCGTTGTCGAAGAAGAGATCTCTCGACTGGAACATTCGATCCAGGACTTTCTCGACTTTGCTCGCCCTCCCACTCTCGAGAAACGTCCGCTTGATGTCCGGCTGGTGGTTGAGCAGACAGTCGAGCTGATCTCGGGCCGCGCCGACCGACAACGAGTGCAGATCTTTGATGATTTCCCCGACACGCCGGTTATCGTCGAGGCCGATGCCGCACAGCTTCGCCAGGTGATGCTCAATGTGCTCTTGAATGCACTCGATGCCCTTCCCGATGGCGGACGAGTCGATGTGACGATCTCGAACACCCGCTCACCGGACTGGCACGGCTCGTCAGACACCGTTCGCACAAAACCGTGGACGATCATCTCGATCCATGACAGCGGCAAAGGATTCGCGTCCGAGATGCTCGAACGGTTGTTCGAACCGTTTTTCAGCACCAAGGAAACAGGAACGGGGTTGGGGATGTCCATTTGCCAGCGGATCATCGAGGCTCACGGCGGTGTGATCAGCGCATCGAACAGCCCGCAGGGCGGTGCAATTGTGTCTCTCTCACTTCCCCCCGCCAATTGA
- a CDS encoding helix-turn-helix transcriptional regulator → MKSSLEHDDEQFLQSLQRLGEMTVPALCAASGVTATAVRQRLNRLQSLGLVDRETIRAGRGRPHHTYRITSQGRSRLGDNYTELARLLWSELSSIDEPDIRHRVTGRIRDAMVRQYGANVNGPELASRFAQLGTALSSRGFSVEVDSREMTSHEMLPILRENHCPYHDLAQQDRGICELEQQVFEQVLGVPLTLASCCRDGHHCCEFHPA, encoded by the coding sequence ATGAAATCTTCGCTGGAACATGACGACGAACAGTTTTTGCAGAGCCTGCAACGGCTCGGCGAGATGACTGTCCCCGCCTTGTGTGCGGCGAGTGGCGTGACGGCAACCGCGGTTCGGCAACGGCTGAATCGCCTGCAATCACTGGGTCTAGTCGATCGCGAAACGATCCGTGCCGGACGCGGGCGGCCGCATCACACCTATCGAATCACAAGCCAGGGCCGCAGTCGGCTGGGCGATAATTATACAGAGCTCGCCCGACTCCTCTGGAGCGAACTGAGTTCGATCGACGAGCCCGATATTCGTCACCGCGTGACGGGTCGCATTCGGGATGCGATGGTTCGCCAATACGGGGCCAACGTGAATGGCCCGGAACTGGCGAGTCGGTTTGCTCAATTAGGAACAGCGTTGTCCTCTCGCGGCTTTTCGGTCGAAGTGGACTCACGCGAAATGACCTCACATGAAATGCTGCCAATCCTGCGGGAAAACCACTGCCCCTATCACGATTTGGCGCAGCAGGACCGCGGGATTTGCGAGCTCGAACAACAGGTATTTGAACAAGTCTTGGGTGTGCCATTGACGCTCGCATCGTGTTGTCGTGATGGACACCACTGCTGTGAATTTCATCCGGCATGA
- the sufC gene encoding Fe-S cluster assembly ATPase SufC gives MSSLLKITDLHVSVDEKPILKGVSLEIRQGEIHALMGPNGSGKSTLAYTLVGHPKYEVTSGTIEVDGTPLNDLDPCERARLGLFLAFQYPVTIPGVKVADFLRHAVTNIRNPARKEGEGLIPMRDFRKELKDRMEELGMDVEFARRYLNEGFSGGEKKRMEILQLAMLQPKFAILDETDSGLDSDAVRVVSEGLRKLAGPQMGVLIITHHERLLEYNIPQFTHVMLAGRIVETGDASLAHELHNHGYATIRERHPTEAAEEQERQKAAPATTPALK, from the coding sequence ATGTCCAGCCTGCTCAAGATTACCGATCTGCATGTTTCCGTTGATGAGAAGCCCATTCTCAAAGGCGTCAGTCTCGAAATCCGTCAGGGAGAAATCCATGCCTTGATGGGACCGAATGGATCGGGCAAGAGCACGCTGGCGTATACCCTGGTGGGACATCCCAAATACGAAGTGACGTCTGGAACCATCGAAGTCGATGGCACACCGCTGAACGACCTGGACCCTTGTGAACGAGCCCGCCTGGGATTGTTCCTGGCGTTTCAGTATCCGGTCACAATTCCGGGTGTAAAAGTGGCAGACTTCCTGCGGCACGCCGTCACGAACATCCGCAATCCCGCCCGGAAGGAAGGCGAAGGTCTGATTCCGATGCGGGATTTCCGGAAGGAATTGAAAGACCGCATGGAAGAACTGGGGATGGACGTCGAGTTCGCTCGTCGATACCTGAACGAGGGATTCTCGGGTGGTGAAAAGAAGCGAATGGAAATTCTGCAACTCGCAATGCTGCAGCCCAAGTTCGCCATCCTTGACGAAACCGACAGCGGTCTCGACAGCGATGCCGTGCGGGTCGTCAGCGAAGGTTTGCGGAAACTGGCGGGTCCGCAAATGGGTGTGCTGATCATCACTCACCACGAACGGTTGCTGGAATACAACATTCCTCAATTCACGCATGTGATGCTGGCCGGACGAATCGTCGAAACCGGAGATGCCTCATTAGCGCACGAACTGCACAATCACGGCTATGCCACAATTCGTGAGCGGCACCCGACTGAAGCGGCGGAAGAACAAGAACGACAGAAAGCCGCCCCTGCGACGACACCTGCCTTAAAATAA
- a CDS encoding sodium-dependent bicarbonate transport family permease, which produces MLNEFIHNFTHNLFKPLLLFFYAGFLIPILHVKLEFPKAVYQGLTIYLLLSIGWKGGEELAGLEPHLYAQAAGFMLIGALTNFVIGIAAYVILRWTTKLRKIDAATVAGYYGSDSAGTFVTCTGVLAAAHIAYAPYMPVMLAIMEIPGCLVALYLIAKMRQAGMDAAGNMPGELGYNRFRQAMVAAPRHLGETAETEHADEHEDELEEEMATVGAGHKVVASRSQGGSTITKSTGGSSGRGGANHHGGSYGADASGSDYQADEAEAHLALQQVNLDPQDLPVKKGSAFMNKETLHEVFLNPGIFLLFGGIAIGFISRLQGESVTKTDDALFVNLFHGLLCVFLLEMGMTASKKLKDLGDAGWQFVAFALIAPNVFATAGMLIAHAYSMFLGQPFDVGTYVLFAVLCGASSYIAVPAVQRLAIPEASPTLPLAASLGVTFSYNVTVGIPVYIMIATILTKMAPVAAAAAAVHTASL; this is translated from the coding sequence GTGCTGAACGAATTCATCCACAATTTCACCCATAACCTGTTCAAGCCACTGTTGCTGTTTTTCTACGCGGGATTCCTGATCCCCATCCTGCATGTGAAATTGGAATTCCCCAAGGCGGTCTATCAGGGGCTCACGATTTATCTGCTGCTTTCGATCGGCTGGAAGGGTGGGGAAGAGCTCGCTGGTCTTGAACCGCATCTGTACGCACAGGCGGCGGGCTTCATGCTGATCGGAGCACTGACAAACTTCGTGATCGGAATCGCCGCATACGTCATTCTGCGTTGGACGACAAAGCTCCGTAAAATCGATGCTGCGACGGTCGCCGGTTATTATGGCTCGGATTCGGCGGGAACGTTCGTCACGTGCACGGGTGTGTTGGCGGCCGCTCATATTGCCTACGCCCCTTATATGCCAGTCATGCTGGCCATCATGGAAATTCCAGGCTGTCTGGTGGCTCTGTATCTCATCGCTAAGATGCGTCAAGCCGGAATGGACGCTGCCGGGAACATGCCCGGCGAATTGGGTTACAACCGGTTCCGCCAGGCGATGGTCGCTGCTCCGCGACATCTCGGCGAAACGGCCGAGACGGAACATGCCGACGAGCATGAAGACGAACTTGAAGAAGAAATGGCCACGGTCGGGGCAGGGCACAAAGTTGTCGCCTCACGCTCGCAAGGTGGTTCGACGATCACGAAGTCAACCGGTGGAAGCTCAGGTCGCGGTGGAGCAAATCATCACGGGGGCAGCTATGGGGCAGATGCGTCCGGATCAGATTACCAGGCTGACGAGGCGGAAGCTCATCTGGCTCTGCAGCAAGTGAATCTCGATCCGCAAGATCTTCCGGTCAAGAAGGGCAGCGCGTTCATGAATAAAGAAACACTGCATGAAGTGTTTCTGAATCCAGGCATCTTCCTGTTGTTCGGTGGAATTGCGATCGGCTTTATCTCGCGATTGCAAGGCGAGTCCGTCACGAAAACGGACGACGCGTTGTTCGTGAATTTGTTCCACGGGTTGTTGTGCGTCTTCTTGTTGGAAATGGGAATGACGGCCTCGAAGAAGCTGAAGGATTTGGGTGACGCGGGCTGGCAGTTCGTGGCCTTCGCGCTGATTGCTCCGAATGTCTTCGCGACGGCGGGAATGCTGATTGCCCATGCATACAGCATGTTCCTGGGGCAACCTTTTGACGTGGGAACGTATGTACTGTTCGCGGTGCTGTGTGGCGCCTCGTCTTACATTGCTGTGCCGGCGGTGCAGCGACTGGCCATTCCCGAGGCCAGCCCGACGTTGCCGTTGGCGGCGTCGCTGGGCGTGACTTTCAGCTACAACGTGACGGTCGGAATTCCGGTCTACATCATGATTGCGACGATTCTGACAAAAATGGCACCAGTTGCCGCCGCGGCTGCGGCCGTCCACACTGCCAGCCTGTAA
- the sufD gene encoding Fe-S cluster assembly protein SufD, with translation MLTASTLRTTSFDATAFEQFLATRSEPAWVTDQRRAAFETYRELLVTELDPEEWKRVDIRAFRPEKFSLPVAAQADESAKSSAAFGTLLADRAEFAGVVSHVDGVCNRSTLDEKWAQKGVLFGNLSDLVRSHGDVLRPHLLTKAVKPDADRFAAWHAAFWTGGTVLYVPRNVQVTEPLYSLIGLAADGVADFSHTLIILEEGASATLLEETSSASLSTTGLHVGAIELLLAPRSNLRYVQLQNWNEKVWHFAHQVGRVEADASLQWTAGALGAKLAHVHQDVFLDGKGASAEVNGVTFATERQVISYYTQQTHNAPNTRSDLLYKDVVRDKARCIWRGMIKVAVDAQKTDGYQRNDSLLMSDECRADAIPGLEIEADDVRCTHGATCGRVDEEQLFYCMCRGLNRTEAMHMIVEGFFQRVYDRIPIEIVRETLGQAVERKLGIGGE, from the coding sequence ATGTTGACTGCATCCACTCTCCGAACGACTTCCTTTGACGCGACTGCGTTCGAGCAGTTCCTCGCCACGCGTTCTGAACCCGCGTGGGTCACAGACCAGCGACGTGCGGCATTCGAGACCTACCGTGAACTACTGGTCACCGAACTCGATCCCGAAGAGTGGAAACGCGTCGACATTCGCGCCTTTCGTCCCGAGAAGTTCTCGCTTCCCGTCGCGGCTCAAGCGGATGAATCCGCCAAGTCGAGCGCGGCATTCGGTACGCTGCTGGCCGACCGAGCCGAATTTGCAGGCGTCGTTTCACATGTCGATGGCGTCTGCAACCGTTCGACGCTCGACGAAAAATGGGCGCAGAAGGGTGTACTGTTCGGGAACCTGAGCGATCTTGTCCGTAGTCATGGCGATGTGCTCAGGCCGCACCTCCTGACAAAGGCAGTCAAACCAGACGCAGACCGATTCGCGGCTTGGCACGCCGCATTCTGGACGGGTGGCACAGTCCTGTATGTTCCACGCAACGTGCAAGTGACCGAACCGCTGTACAGCCTGATTGGACTGGCCGCCGATGGCGTTGCCGATTTCAGCCACACCCTGATCATCCTCGAAGAAGGCGCTTCGGCGACGCTGCTCGAAGAGACGTCCTCCGCATCGCTAAGCACCACCGGACTCCACGTCGGCGCTATCGAGTTGCTGCTGGCGCCACGGTCGAACTTGCGATATGTCCAGCTTCAAAACTGGAACGAGAAAGTCTGGCACTTTGCGCATCAGGTTGGTCGTGTCGAGGCCGACGCTTCGCTCCAATGGACTGCAGGCGCATTAGGGGCCAAACTGGCGCATGTCCATCAAGACGTGTTCCTGGACGGCAAGGGTGCCTCGGCCGAAGTGAATGGCGTAACGTTCGCAACAGAGCGCCAAGTCATTTCCTACTACACGCAGCAGACTCATAACGCTCCGAACACACGTAGCGACTTACTTTACAAAGACGTTGTTCGTGACAAAGCCCGCTGCATCTGGCGCGGGATGATCAAGGTCGCCGTGGACGCTCAAAAAACGGACGGCTATCAGCGGAATGACAGCTTGTTGATGAGCGATGAATGTCGCGCGGACGCGATCCCGGGCCTGGAAATCGAGGCCGATGACGTTCGCTGCACACACGGTGCAACCTGTGGGCGTGTCGACGAAGAACAACTTTTCTACTGCATGTGCCGCGGACTGAATCGGACGGAAGCCATGCATATGATCGTCGAAGGATTCTTCCAGCGAGTTTACGACCGGATTCCGATTGAGATTGTCCGCGAGACGCTCGGCCAGGCCGTCGAACGCAAGCTGGGTATCGGCGGCGAATAG
- the sufB gene encoding Fe-S cluster assembly protein SufB: MTTELPVVEDEIGVGDYQYGFHDPTDKYVFQSRRGLDRDIVHQISEMKSEPAWMREFRLEALDLFYQKPMPTWGGDMRDLDFQNMFYYVKASERQEKSWEDVPDDIRKTYDRLGIPEAEKKYLAGVKAQYESEVVYGSLQEDLAKQGVIFTDTDSAVRDYPDLVREYFGTIIPSADNKFAALNSAVWSGGSFIYVPKGVKIEFPLQAYFRINTQNMGQFERTLIIVDEGASVHYVEGCTAPTYSSDSLHSAVVEIMVKRGGRCRYTTIQNWSNNVYNLVTKRAKAYGDSLMEWVDGNLGSKLTMKYPAIYLMEPGARGETLSIAFAGKGQHQDAGAKMVHCAPYTSSRVISKSISKDGGRAGYRGLVKATHDAHHCKSNVVCDALILDSHSRSDTYPYIEVNHDNLTIEHEASVSKIAEEQLLYLMSRGMSETEASAMIVTGFIEPLVKELPMEYAVEMNRLIELQMEGSVG; this comes from the coding sequence ATGACGACAGAATTGCCAGTTGTTGAAGACGAAATCGGCGTGGGCGACTACCAGTATGGATTCCACGATCCGACGGACAAGTATGTGTTTCAGAGCCGACGCGGGCTGGATCGCGACATCGTCCATCAGATTTCTGAGATGAAAAGCGAACCCGCGTGGATGCGGGAATTCCGCCTCGAAGCACTGGATCTGTTCTATCAGAAGCCAATGCCCACGTGGGGCGGCGACATGCGCGACCTCGATTTCCAGAACATGTTTTACTACGTCAAGGCGTCGGAAAGACAAGAGAAGTCGTGGGAAGACGTGCCCGATGACATCCGGAAGACCTACGACCGGTTGGGCATCCCCGAAGCAGAAAAGAAGTATCTCGCTGGCGTGAAGGCTCAGTACGAGTCCGAAGTCGTCTACGGCAGTTTGCAGGAAGACCTTGCCAAACAAGGCGTGATCTTCACGGACACCGATTCGGCCGTCCGCGACTACCCGGATCTGGTCCGTGAATACTTCGGGACCATTATTCCCTCGGCAGACAACAAGTTCGCCGCACTGAATTCAGCCGTTTGGTCGGGTGGTTCGTTCATTTACGTCCCCAAGGGTGTGAAGATCGAATTTCCGCTGCAGGCCTACTTCCGCATCAACACCCAGAACATGGGACAGTTCGAGCGGACGCTGATCATCGTCGACGAAGGCGCCTCGGTGCATTACGTCGAAGGATGTACGGCCCCAACCTACAGTAGTGACAGCTTGCATTCGGCCGTCGTGGAGATCATGGTCAAACGCGGTGGACGCTGCCGGTACACAACAATCCAGAACTGGTCGAACAACGTCTACAACCTGGTGACGAAGCGAGCCAAGGCGTACGGCGATTCGCTGATGGAATGGGTTGACGGGAATCTGGGTTCGAAACTGACGATGAAGTACCCCGCCATCTACTTGATGGAACCCGGGGCTCGCGGTGAAACGTTGTCGATCGCGTTCGCTGGCAAAGGACAACATCAGGACGCGGGCGCGAAGATGGTCCACTGTGCTCCGTACACTTCAAGCCGCGTGATTTCGAAGAGCATTTCGAAAGATGGCGGCCGGGCTGGATACCGAGGACTCGTCAAAGCCACGCATGATGCGCATCACTGCAAGAGCAACGTCGTCTGCGACGCGTTGATTCTCGATTCGCACAGCCGTAGCGATACGTATCCTTACATCGAAGTGAATCACGACAACCTGACGATCGAACACGAAGCCTCGGTTTCGAAGATCGCGGAAGAACAGCTGCTGTACCTGATGAGCCGCGGCATGTCCGAAACCGAAGCCTCGGCCATGATCGTCACCGGATTCATCGAACCGCTCGTGAAAGAGCTGCCGATGGAATATGCCGTGGAAATGAATCGCCTGATCGAGCTGCAGATGGAAGGAAGTGTCGGCTAA
- a CDS encoding non-heme iron oxygenase ferredoxin subunit yields MSEFERVAAVSEIQPGGRLSILVDDIPSLLVRIGDEFFAIEDVCSHDGQPLTNGPVENCAITCPRHGARFDLRTGRPLCMPAIEPITVFEVQVRGDEIFVRSQS; encoded by the coding sequence ATGTCAGAATTTGAACGTGTTGCGGCGGTGAGCGAGATTCAGCCTGGTGGCCGTCTGTCGATTCTGGTCGACGATATCCCCTCGCTACTGGTCCGAATCGGAGACGAATTCTTCGCAATCGAAGACGTCTGTTCGCACGATGGGCAACCGTTGACAAATGGTCCTGTCGAGAATTGCGCGATCACCTGTCCCCGCCACGGGGCACGCTTTGATCTGCGCACCGGTCGACCGCTGTGCATGCCCGCCATTGAACCGATCACCGTTTTTGAAGTCCAAGTTCGCGGTGACGAAATTTTCGTAAGGTCCCAGTCATGA